The segment AGCAGCCGTCAGAGACTACTCAGCATGCCACCAGCACTAAAGGCAAGATTCCTGTGGAAGAGCTGGAATTTTACGAAGCCCTGGCCAGGAAGAAGGAAAGGGCAAAGGTGAAAAGCCCTGCCAGCCACACTGCCAAAAGGAGCCGCCCAGCCACAGTAACTGCCAGCAAGCAAACTGCCAGGGCCGGCAGCAGCACCTCCAGCGAGGGTGGTCGCCAGACTGCAGCCGCGGGACGCTACACTGTGCAGGTTGCCGCCTTCAAAGATGAAGAAAGCGCCAGAAAATTTGCCAGCACTCTCAAAGGACTTCCTGCCAGACCCACCATCAGAACAGCAAACATCCCTGGCAAGGGACGCTGGTATCGGGTCCAGGTGGGAGATCTCACCAGCCGCAGCGCCGCCCAGACCCTGGCACAGCGCCTCGCCAGAGAACACCAGCTCAAACCTCTGGTGATCAAATTGGAACGTTAGCGCCGGCTGTGCTTGTCGGTTGTCGGTTAATGGCAAAATGAAAGTGCACCCCTTTCACTAGCCGATTGCTGGCGGCTAGCGTCAAGGACGAGCAAGCGGTCAGTACTACAATGGCGTCATGCCGCAATTGGTTGCCGAATTAGATAACAACACAGGACAACGCAGGCTAAAGCCTGCGGCTAGGCGGAGACGTTGTTCGGCTCTTTCTCCGTTGCTGGGACCCGTTCACTTTCGCGGCAAGATGCCGCTCCCACGATTATCGGCTGGCGGCCACGGCTTTCGGCTAATCTTGACCTAGAACAAAGGTCAAAAAGAAAAGCTATCCTGGTGGGCCGGCAGGAATGCCTGTGGAGCAAAGAACATTCGGAGCCACCGACAACTCATTTTGAGGAGCTCGGCCTCGGGCTGTGATGGCAGGAATGTCTGCGCAGCAAAGAACATTCGGAGCCACCGATAACTTATTACCCGCTACCAGAAGAGCCGAGGTTGATATGGAAACATGACTTACCCAGAGGCCAACTGAGGCTACCTGGAATTTGCGACTATGTTCTTTGCGGAGCAGACCTTCCTGCCAAGCACCTCCGCCTTGGGAGCTCGGCTACGGCTACGGTTACGAGGCCCGTTTCGGCTGGCGGCCACGTTGTTCGGCTCTTCCCTTGTTGCTGTGGTCCGTTCACTTTCGCGGCAACATGCCGCTGCCACGATTATCGGTTACGGCCAGGGCTGCGATGCCCGGTGATTAGCGGGCACCAGGCAGTAAGCACTAAGCAGTGAGAATCATTTTTAAACACGTAGCCTAAAACCGTAGCCGATACGGGCTTCGTTGCCGTTGCCCTAGCCCTTACCGCACTCCAGATACGGGCTTCCTTGCCGTTGCCCTGACCCTCACCGCACTCCAGATGCGGGCTTCCTTGCCGTTGCCCCTTTGACGTGCCCGGTTGCGGAGCCGCTCCTTCCTTATCGCTCCTGACAACGGCCAACCCAGTTAATCGAAAGAGAGCTCCTCCGGCCATTCCCGCGTGTGGCCGTCTGCAGCAATTTTCCTGCAGGCATCGACCACCAGGCGGGGCCCAGCAAGGAATATATCCCTTGCCGGATCCACGTTGTTGAACAGCTTCCACAGAACAAGCGAGCCGTCCTGCAAGTCGATGTCCGCATCGTAAAGGAGCATAATAGAGAAGGGCTGCAACTCGTCCAGCTGCAGCAAACCGTCGGCAAAGTATTTCCCGGGGCGCTGCTCGTTCTTTTCTACAGCGAAGAGAAGGATTCGGTTGCGAACCGCACTCTTGCCGGCAGCTGCCGCGGGCCAGTCAATACGCTGCAGCCGAGCCACTCCGGGCACCCGGCGCTGCACTTGCTCCAGCAGGCTAGCAGGCGGCAGCATGGAATCCGGCAGCGCAGGCGGCGGCTGCCTCGGCGGCTCCCCCGGAAACCTGCTGGTCAGATCTATGCCGATTTTGCTGCCGAAGTTGGGTGTGGGCGAGGAGTGGTCCAGAACGTCCAGGACACCCATGGTCAGGGTCAGGTCAGTGCCCGGGTCCAGCTTCTCGACAATAGCAGCCATAACCTGCTCGGCCTTGCTGGGGTCCACCTGCCGATCCACCACCACAATGGTCTTGCAAAAGCTCATCTGCCCCTGCCCCCAGAGGCCATGCATCACCTTATGGGCGTGGCCGGCGAACTCCTTGTCTATAGAAACTACCACAATGTTGTGAAAGACCCCTTCCCAGGGAAACCAGTAGTCCCTGATTTCTGGAAATGCCGCCTGCAGGATAGGCAAGAACAACCGCTCTGTAACCTTCCCGAGGTAGCAGTCTTCCATGGGAGGTCTGCCCACCAGGGTGGCACAATAGAGCGGCTTTTTTCGGTGGCTCAGAGCTGTCACATGGAAGACCGGGTAATCGTCCGCCAGGGAATAGTAGCCGGTGTGATCACCGAAAGGTCCTTCCCTTCTGAGTTCTCCTGGATCGACATAGCCTTCGAGAACGAATTCCGCCTCGGCAGGCACCTGCAGGTCCACGGTCAGACAGGAAGTCAGGCGCACCGGTCTGTTCCGCAGAAATCCTGCCAGGATCAATTCATCCATGTGGCGCGGCATGGGTGCGGTGGCAGCATAGATGGTGGCCGGGTCAGCGCCGATGGCTACGGCCACCGGCATCCTCTCTCTGGCCCTGAGGTATTCGTTGTAGTAGTGGGAGCCGTCTTTGTGAATGTGCCAGTGCATGCCTGTGGTCTTTCTGTCGAACACCTGCATGCGGTACATCCCCACGTTCCTCTTGCCGGTGGTGAGGCTGCGGGTGAATACCAGGGGCAGGGTAATAAAAGGCCCCGCATCCCTGGGCCAGCAGTGGAGCACTGGCAGCAGGGAGAGATCCACCTGGTCGCCGCGATAGACCACCTCCTGACACGGCGGCGTCTTGGTCCTCGTCCGGCGCGGAAAATACCGCGACACGGAAAGGGCCGTTGGCAGCAGGCCCAGCGCTTCTTTGAAAGTAGCCGGCGGGGTCAGCTCGAGCAGCGCCCGGATTCTGTCCCCCAGCTGCTCCAGGTCGTTGACGCCCAGGGCAAGGCAAATGCGCCGCCAACTGCCAAAGAGGTTGGTGGCTGCTGGGAAAGGGGAACCCTTGACCTTCTTGAAGTAAAGGGCCTTGCCGCCTCCGGGGCTCTTGGACTGCTCATCGGTGAGTTTGCTGATCTCCAGGTAGGGAGATACGGTTCGCTCCACCATCTCGAGCTCGCCTGCCCGCTCCAGTACTCTGATGAATTCCGTCAGGTTTCGGTACGATTGCTTCATAGGTCCTTTCTCGCGCCGGAAAATTGGTCGCTGTCAGTGCCTCGCAACTCCGCACCTGGCAAGTTCCCTGTCACAACCATCTCCTCAGCAGCTCGTCAGCAAGTATCCCCAGGAACAGGGTAACAGAGATGGCACTGTTTACATGAAAAAACGCTGTCTGTACATTGCGCAGGTCATGGGGGCTCACCAGCTTGTGCTCCAGAATGAGCAGATAGCCCATGATGACAACTGCGATCAGGTAGATGAGGCCCATGTCGAACACCACAAAGATGAGAAAGAAAAACAGGAAGGACAGACAGTGAAGAAGAGCAGAGATATGCAGGGCTGTGGCCGGCCCCAAGCTGGCTGGAATGGAGAACAGCCCCATCTTCCTGTCGAACTCCACATCCTGACAGGCATAGAGGATGTCGAAGCCGGCAATATACGTCAGGAGGGCTAGAGACAGGATGGTCACTGAAAAATCGAAGGTGCCGGTTACGGCAATCCAGGCCCCTATGGGTGCCAGGGAAATGCTGAAACCCAGATAGAAATGAGAAAAAGTGGTGAACCGCTTGGTATACGAGTAGAAGAAGAGGATAAAGAGTACGGGGATGGAAAACCAGAAGCAGAGCCTGCTTATCATGGCAGCTGCAAAACAGAAGAGAATAGAACTGCCGATCACGAAGAGCACCGCAGATTTCATGGAGAGCATACCGGCTGGGATTGCCCTCTGGGCAGTTCGGGGGTTCTGGCCGTCCAGCTGGGCATCGGCAATCCTGTTGAAGCCCATGGCAGCAGAGCGGGCCGTCACCATGGCCACCAGGATCCAGAAAAGCAGCTGCACCGTGATGTTGTGCTGCCGCTGGGCCAGGACCACGGCTGCCAGGGCAAAGGGCAGGGCAAATACGGTGTGGCTGAACTTGATCATGCGGCCGTAGATCTGCAGGTGCTTCAACAGCCGTGATGTCTTCTTTTTGGGCAGCACCCGGCCCGATTCTAGAAATTTCCAGGCGCACAGGGTTTTTTCCAGGTAGTTGAAGAATTCATAGAGCAGCACTCCGAGCAGGCTCATTCCCAGAATGCCGACGAACATCTGATCATAGGCAAACCGGCCCCAGGAATCCATGATCACGAAACCGAGTCCCCTGGTTGTGGCAAAAGACTCCACAAAAAAGAGCACTGCTATGCCGGTGCCGGTACCGATGCGCAGAGCCGTGAAGGCGGCTGGCAGCCCTGCCGGGACAATCACATGGCGAATGGCCTGCGAGGTGTTGCCGCCAAGAGAGCGAAAAGAATCCAGGTACTTTTTGTCCAGACCTGCCACGCTGTCCCTGGTAGCCACCACGATCTGGTAGCCAATGATCAGGCTGATCATGAGTACTTTGGGGAGATCCCCCAGACCGAACAGGATGAGAAACACCGGCAGCAGAACAATTTTGGGAATCGGGTAGGTCAGGAAGACAAAGGGAGAGAGGAATTCGTCCGCCCTTCTGTGGTAGCCGAGGAGAATGCCTGCAGGAAAACCCAGCGTCCAGGCAATGGCCATAGCTGCAGACACCCGGAAGCCGCTGGCCCAGAAATGCAGCCAGAATTCTCTGGTTTTCATGGCCCGGGCGAATGCCTTTACTGCCACCTCTGGTGGAGGCAATATGGTAGAGGCCAGCAGCACGGCACAGAGCTTCCAGCCAGCAAACAGCAAGATTCCAGAGGCAAGATAACAGCTGAATCTCCGCATATCAGAATTCCATGGCCTGGCGGACCTCTTTGACCTTGTCGAAAAAGCGGTTGTCAGTGCGGGCAGTGGGAGCCCCGAACTGTTCATTGCTGATGGTGGCTTTGATGCGCGTGGGCCGGTCGCTCAGAATCATAATGCGCTCTCCCAGAAACACGGCCTCTTCAACGCTGTGGGTCACCAGAATGTAGGTCAAGCGTCGCCTGAGCCACAGCTGCAGGATGACATCCTGCAAGTGCTCTCGAGTAAGGGCGTCCAGGGAAGAGAAGGGTTCGTCCATGAGAAGAATGGCAGGCCTGGTGGCCAGCGCTCGCGCAATGGCCACCCGCTGCTTCTGGCCGCCACTCAGTTGAGCCGGGTAGCGATTCGCCAGATTGTGCAGTCCCATCTCTGCCAGAAGCCTTGCCGTCATCTCCTGGCAGAGTTTCTCGGGGACATTCTGGATTCTGGGGGCCAGCGAGATGTTTTCGCCGACGGTTTTCCAGGGAAAGAGACCAAAGTCCTGCAGAATAATAGCTGTGCTTCTTCCAGAGTCGCCGTTGCTGCCATGGCGGATCGCCACGCTGCCGGAGCAGGGCTCCAGCAGGCCAGCCAGGATATAGAGCAGCGTGGTCTTGCCGCAGCCTGAAGGACCAATGATGGACATGGTCTTGCCCCTTTCCAGGGAAAAAGAAATGTTGTCCAGCACGGGCCCGCTCTCAGGATCGAATGTCTTGCCCAGCTCTTTCACCTCGATCATTTGGAGCCACCAACAATCATTTCATAGGGCAGGAGCTGTTTTACCATTGCCTTGTGCTGCAGCCACACCTGGGTGGCAGCCACATCACCGGGCAAAGGAAGCGACACTGGCGGAAATTCAGGGATGCGGTAGCTGTCCCTGATTGATTGCGGAAAGCGAGTGCGCCTCACCAGCAGATCCTTGAACTTCTCTGGATTCCTGTTTATCTCTCGCACCCCCTGCCTGTAAGCGATGAGAAAACGCTGCACCACAGTGGGGCTTCGCTTTATGAGGCTGCTCCGCACAGCCAGCACAGTGAGAGCCATATCCAGGTCTCTGTCGTCCGCCACCACCCTGGCGCCCTTGCTTTCGGCCAGAGTGAGCAGCGGTTCAGGGAGCAAAGCAGCGTCAACCTTATCTGCCAGCAGCATCTGCAAGCGAATCGGGATGTTCTTGATCTCCTGTTTTTTGACGAAGTCAGCTGGCAGCCCATTTTTCTGCAGGATTTTGTCCAGCAGGTATTCGATGATGGTCGCCCTGGAAATTGCCACCTGTTTGCCCCGGAGTTCCTCCAGACTGCGAACCTTCAGCGACGGGGCAGCCACCACGCCAAACATGCGAAACCTGGGGTTCGTATGAAAACAGGTGGTGATTATCTTTAATTGCTGGCCGCTGTGGATCAGCAAGACCGTATTCAGGATGTCGCCGAAATAGCCGTCCAGATTGCCGGCCTGCAGGGCAGCATCCCTTTCGAGAGCACTCTGGAAAGAAATGGTCTGCAGGGAAATTCCCTGGCCGGTGAAAAACCCCTTCTCCTGCGCCACTAACAGAGGCAGGGTGTCCACTACCGGCAGAATGCCGAACCTGAGAACTTCTGCAGCCCCTGCCGAGGCCGGCAACACCAGGCTCGCCAGCAAGAAAAAGCACACACCAAGGCGTCCTATTTTTGATCCGCAAGCTCTCATGTCATCTCCCCCCAACTGGTACGGCCTTCACCGCCGAGCCGTCTTGCCAGCGGAGCCCGGCAGGACTCAAGCCGTGGCGAAGCACGTACACAGCAACAGCAAATGCCACCGCTGCATTCAAAGAGGTTTTGCATCCCTGCATGGGTACACTGACAATTCGTTCACAGGCTTCTACAATGTCCGGGTCTACGCCGCACACCTCGTTGCCCACCACCAACACCACTGGTTCTGCCAGCACCTGCAAGCCAGGGGCAAAAAGGGACAGGGATCTGGAGCCGCCCTCGAGGGCCCACAGTCGAAAACCCTGTTCTTTCAGAGTCAGAGCAACAGCGAGACCGTTGCGGTGCGCAGACCACTGCACGGTGCGTTCAGCGCCCAGAGCGGTCTTGGCGAGTCTGGGATTTCTGGGGTTCGGGGTGATGCCGCAGAGGTACATGTGCGCTACGCCGGCGCCGTCCGCCGTGCGAAACATGGATCCCACATTGTAGATGCTGCGGATGTTGTCTAGAAGAGCCAGTACTTCGACCCCGCCCTGCGGCGGGCCGCAATTCTTCATGTGCCGTTCCCCGTAAGGTCCTCTGACCACCAGAGTGGCTGCCCCGCAAACAGGGCA is part of the Deltaproteobacteria bacterium genome and harbors:
- a CDS encoding SPOR domain-containing protein yields the protein MAAAKKKRATRKAVHFELSRLAVAGWGLGLIVALLWMFLLGLFLGKGLTPGSINFGEIKKRMMAEHIWPGSGASKEQPSETTQHATSTKGKIPVEELEFYEALARKKERAKVKSPASHTAKRSRPATVTASKQTARAGSSTSSEGGRQTAAAGRYTVQVAAFKDEESARKFASTLKGLPARPTIRTANIPGKGRWYRVQVGDLTSRSAAQTLAQRLAREHQLKPLVIKLER
- a CDS encoding menaquinone biosynthesis decarboxylase; translated protein: MKQSYRNLTEFIRVLERAGELEMVERTVSPYLEISKLTDEQSKSPGGGKALYFKKVKGSPFPAATNLFGSWRRICLALGVNDLEQLGDRIRALLELTPPATFKEALGLLPTALSVSRYFPRRTRTKTPPCQEVVYRGDQVDLSLLPVLHCWPRDAGPFITLPLVFTRSLTTGKRNVGMYRMQVFDRKTTGMHWHIHKDGSHYYNEYLRARERMPVAVAIGADPATIYAATAPMPRHMDELILAGFLRNRPVRLTSCLTVDLQVPAEAEFVLEGYVDPGELRREGPFGDHTGYYSLADDYPVFHVTALSHRKKPLYCATLVGRPPMEDCYLGKVTERLFLPILQAAFPEIRDYWFPWEGVFHNIVVVSIDKEFAGHAHKVMHGLWGQGQMSFCKTIVVVDRQVDPSKAEQVMAAIVEKLDPGTDLTLTMGVLDVLDHSSPTPNFGSKIGIDLTSRFPGEPPRQPPPALPDSMLPPASLLEQVQRRVPGVARLQRIDWPAAAAGKSAVRNRILLFAVEKNEQRPGKYFADGLLQLDELQPFSIMLLYDADIDLQDGSLVLWKLFNNVDPARDIFLAGPRLVVDACRKIAADGHTREWPEELSFD
- a CDS encoding UbiA family prenyltransferase, translating into MSLLGVLLYEFFNYLEKTLCAWKFLESGRVLPKKKTSRLLKHLQIYGRMIKFSHTVFALPFALAAVVLAQRQHNITVQLLFWILVAMVTARSAAMGFNRIADAQLDGQNPRTAQRAIPAGMLSMKSAVLFVIGSSILFCFAAAMISRLCFWFSIPVLFILFFYSYTKRFTTFSHFYLGFSISLAPIGAWIAVTGTFDFSVTILSLALLTYIAGFDILYACQDVEFDRKMGLFSIPASLGPATALHISALLHCLSFLFFFLIFVVFDMGLIYLIAVVIMGYLLILEHKLVSPHDLRNVQTAFFHVNSAISVTLFLGILADELLRRWL
- a CDS encoding ABC transporter ATP-binding protein, producing MIEVKELGKTFDPESGPVLDNISFSLERGKTMSIIGPSGCGKTTLLYILAGLLEPCSGSVAIRHGSNGDSGRSTAIILQDFGLFPWKTVGENISLAPRIQNVPEKLCQEMTARLLAEMGLHNLANRYPAQLSGGQKQRVAIARALATRPAILLMDEPFSSLDALTREHLQDVILQLWLRRRLTYILVTHSVEEAVFLGERIMILSDRPTRIKATISNEQFGAPTARTDNRFFDKVKEVRQAMEF
- a CDS encoding ABC transporter substrate-binding protein, translated to MRACGSKIGRLGVCFFLLASLVLPASAGAAEVLRFGILPVVDTLPLLVAQEKGFFTGQGISLQTISFQSALERDAALQAGNLDGYFGDILNTVLLIHSGQQLKIITTCFHTNPRFRMFGVVAAPSLKVRSLEELRGKQVAISRATIIEYLLDKILQKNGLPADFVKKQEIKNIPIRLQMLLADKVDAALLPEPLLTLAESKGARVVADDRDLDMALTVLAVRSSLIKRSPTVVQRFLIAYRQGVREINRNPEKFKDLLVRRTRFPQSIRDSYRIPEFPPVSLPLPGDVAATQVWLQHKAMVKQLLPYEMIVGGSK
- a CDS encoding TrmH family RNA methyltransferase, with the protein product MTQYSMHQCKEEGCGFRFPAASCHPAARRCPVCGAATLVVRGPYGERHMKNCGPPQGGVEVLALLDNIRSIYNVGSMFRTADGAGVAHMYLCGITPNPRNPRLAKTALGAERTVQWSAHRNGLAVALTLKEQGFRLWALEGGSRSLSLFAPGLQVLAEPVVLVVGNEVCGVDPDIVEACERIVSVPMQGCKTSLNAAVAFAVAVYVLRHGLSPAGLRWQDGSAVKAVPVGGR